The following coding sequences lie in one Lysobacter capsici genomic window:
- a CDS encoding HvfX family Cu-binding RiPP maturation protein has protein sequence MSRVDGVAPWLAPLGLRVLLAWEFFEAGREKLQGDNWFADLGDKFPLPFSLLGADLNWTLATWTELAGAAALLLGLGTRYVATALWVLTVVAIYAVHWPSDWSSLAELWQGYAISDDGHGNYKLPLIYLAMLLPLMLGGAGRLSLDRLLASRRAPVATAQADRLAWGVVLLGLGATVSLLLPWVGATLAFAGIALTIKPRDRNASNRLSSAVA, from the coding sequence ATGTCCCGCGTCGACGGCGTCGCGCCGTGGCTCGCCCCGCTCGGTCTGCGCGTCCTGCTGGCCTGGGAATTCTTCGAAGCCGGCCGCGAGAAGCTGCAGGGCGACAACTGGTTCGCCGACCTCGGCGACAAGTTTCCGCTGCCGTTCTCGCTGCTCGGCGCCGATCTCAACTGGACCCTGGCGACCTGGACCGAACTGGCCGGCGCCGCGGCGCTGCTGCTCGGCCTGGGCACGCGCTATGTCGCCACCGCGCTGTGGGTGCTGACGGTGGTCGCGATCTACGCGGTGCATTGGCCGTCGGACTGGTCGAGCTTGGCCGAGCTGTGGCAGGGCTATGCGATCAGCGACGACGGCCACGGCAACTACAAGCTGCCGCTGATCTACCTGGCGATGCTGCTGCCGCTGATGCTTGGCGGCGCCGGTCGCCTGAGTCTCGACCGACTGCTCGCATCGCGTCGCGCGCCGGTCGCGACCGCGCAGGCCGATCGCCTGGCCTGGGGCGTGGTGTTGCTCGGTCTGGGCGCGACCGTGTCGCTGCTGCTGCCGTGGGTCGGCGCGACCCTCGCATTCGCCGGCATCGCGCTGACGATCAAGCCGCGCGATCGCAATGCCTCCAATCGCCTGTCCTCGGCCGTCGCCTGA
- a CDS encoding MFS transporter has translation MNDTTASSPTLDRNWALVAAGALMGCVAIGAVFSLAVLLQPMSTATGWSRAGLSSAMTLAFLSMGFAGFGWGVLSDRFGPRVVVLAGSVLLGLACVLASRAGSLLQFQLSYGVLLGAAAASFFAPVIAAVAASFERRRNLAISLVSAGMGVAPMTLSPLVAWLVGDYGWRSSLLIVGVLAWALTLPAVWFVRSVPASASAGAADSGSDSSTLSAAQALRSRPFTVLGAAFFACCAAHSGPIFHTVSYAVGCGLSVTAAVTIYSMEGAAGLGGRLLLGVLADRFGAKPVLVAGLLLQAFAALAYLAVNQLDGFYAVAIVFGMAYGGTMPLYASLARDAFSPAILGTVLGAATLLSSLGMALGPLIGGGLYDHYGSYTWLYVGSMAMGLAAAAIAMLFPSARRPRMRDALKPALQP, from the coding sequence ATGAACGACACGACCGCTTCCTCCCCCACCCTGGACCGCAACTGGGCCCTGGTCGCCGCCGGCGCGCTGATGGGCTGCGTGGCCATCGGCGCGGTGTTCTCGCTGGCGGTGCTGCTGCAGCCGATGAGCACCGCGACCGGGTGGTCGCGCGCCGGGCTGTCCAGCGCGATGACCCTGGCGTTCCTGAGCATGGGCTTCGCCGGCTTCGGCTGGGGCGTGCTCAGCGACCGGTTCGGGCCGCGGGTGGTGGTCCTGGCCGGCTCGGTGCTGCTCGGCCTGGCCTGCGTGCTGGCCAGCCGCGCCGGCAGTCTGTTGCAGTTCCAGCTCAGCTACGGCGTGCTGCTCGGCGCCGCCGCGGCCAGTTTCTTCGCGCCGGTGATCGCGGCGGTCGCGGCCTCGTTCGAACGGCGGCGCAACCTCGCCATCTCGCTGGTGTCGGCCGGCATGGGCGTGGCGCCGATGACCCTGTCGCCGCTGGTGGCCTGGCTGGTCGGCGACTACGGCTGGCGCAGCAGCCTGTTGATCGTCGGCGTGCTGGCGTGGGCGCTGACCTTGCCGGCGGTGTGGTTCGTGCGCAGCGTGCCGGCGTCAGCATCCGCCGGAGCCGCCGACAGCGGCAGCGACAGCAGCACCCTGAGCGCCGCGCAGGCGTTGCGCTCGCGGCCGTTCACCGTCCTCGGCGCGGCGTTCTTCGCCTGCTGCGCGGCGCATTCCGGGCCGATCTTCCACACCGTCAGCTACGCGGTCGGCTGCGGCCTGTCGGTGACCGCGGCGGTGACGATCTACAGCATGGAAGGCGCGGCCGGGCTCGGCGGTCGCCTGCTGCTGGGCGTGCTCGCCGATCGCTTCGGCGCCAAGCCGGTGCTGGTGGCCGGACTTTTGCTACAGGCATTCGCGGCGCTGGCCTATCTGGCGGTGAATCAGCTCGACGGGTTCTACGCGGTGGCGATCGTGTTCGGCATGGCCTACGGCGGCACCATGCCGCTGTACGCCTCGCTCGCGCGCGATGCGTTCAGTCCCGCGATTCTCGGCACCGTGCTCGGCGCGGCCACCTTGCTGTCGAGCCTGGGCATGGCGCTCGGCCCGTTGATCGGCGGCGGGTTGTACGACCACTACGGCAGCTACACCTGGCTGTACGTCGGCTCGATGGCGATGGGCCTGGCCGCGGCGGCGATCGCCATGCTGTTTCCGTCGGCGCGGCGGCCGCGGATGCGCGACGCATTGAAACCTGCGTTGCAGCCGTGA
- a CDS encoding TonB-dependent receptor: MSLYPEARLPLRGCLDVSRRPLATPRMTALARACGALLLLSAATAASAQDAPQTAAPAPSATSLDAVTVTAERREQNLQDVPVSVGVMQGDAMRALTAGGDDTLLALSGRVPSLYAETTTGRIFPRFYIRGLGNIDFYLGASQPVSIIQDDVVLEHVVLKSNPVFDTDQVEVLRGPQGSLFGRNTTAGIIKFDSIKPSQDFSGRVQASVGSYNTVSIDGGIGGPINDVLSFRVSTLYQHRDDWVDNTFAGASADGTVTPKKDAMGGFDDRNLRVQLLLAPSENFSILASAHARDYSGTSTLFLRNAIVKGSNEVDVPRDKVAYDEAGNNPQAYKTYGGSIKATYNFGETSLTSISAYETTSGYSRGDTDGGAAANYPVRGVPNGFGQSMGQIRDLDQFTQEFRLASETDDALQWQVGAFYFDGRDTTDFYQRAWFLKGPARNPNNWVRLRNSNTSWAAFGQLSYKVNDALTLTAGLRQTRDSKETRLLKTADTAAGVSTYTGRRDVRMSDTQPSWDLSAMYEINPNLSVYAKVARGFRGPTIQGRSAVFNADFTTADSETILSWEAGIKSSLLDNRLRLNATAFTYTVDDIQLNGNDSNGNGVLFNADKARAYGVEADLDWRPIPNLSLTAGVSLLHSEIQDKRVYAQVCALNGAVVCTVEDPTIKVGANTFAQIDGNPLPNAPKYSVNLGARYDIPLSDSGALFVATDWNKQGYTSFVLYDSKEFNASGNFEGGLKVGYTGGYGAYEVALFARNITNEKNLKGVIENYMAAVYNEPRIVGVSVNLNWH; this comes from the coding sequence ATGTCCCTGTACCCCGAAGCCCGCCTGCCCCTGCGCGGCTGCCTCGACGTTTCCCGCCGTCCGCTCGCGACCCCGCGCATGACCGCGCTGGCCCGCGCCTGCGGCGCCTTGTTGCTGCTGTCGGCGGCCACCGCGGCGTCGGCGCAGGATGCGCCGCAGACGGCCGCGCCCGCCCCATCGGCGACCTCGCTCGACGCGGTCACCGTGACCGCCGAGCGCCGCGAGCAGAACCTGCAGGACGTGCCGGTCTCGGTCGGCGTGATGCAGGGCGACGCGATGCGCGCGCTGACCGCCGGCGGCGACGACACCTTGCTGGCGCTGTCGGGCCGCGTCCCGAGCCTGTACGCCGAAACCACCACCGGGCGCATCTTCCCGCGCTTCTACATCCGCGGCCTGGGCAATATCGACTTCTACCTCGGCGCCTCGCAGCCGGTGTCGATCATCCAGGACGACGTGGTGCTCGAGCACGTGGTGCTCAAATCCAACCCGGTGTTCGACACCGACCAGGTCGAAGTGCTGCGCGGCCCGCAAGGCTCGCTGTTCGGCCGCAACACCACCGCCGGCATCATCAAGTTCGACAGCATCAAGCCGAGCCAGGATTTCAGCGGCCGGGTGCAGGCCAGCGTCGGCAGCTACAACACCGTGTCGATCGACGGCGGCATCGGCGGCCCGATCAACGACGTGCTGTCGTTCCGCGTGTCCACGCTGTACCAGCACCGCGACGACTGGGTCGACAACACCTTCGCCGGCGCCAGCGCCGACGGCACGGTCACGCCGAAGAAAGACGCGATGGGCGGCTTCGACGACCGCAACCTGCGCGTGCAACTGCTGCTGGCGCCGAGCGAGAACTTCTCGATCCTCGCCTCGGCGCACGCGCGCGATTACTCGGGCACCTCGACGCTGTTCCTGCGCAACGCCATCGTCAAGGGCTCCAACGAAGTCGACGTGCCGCGCGACAAGGTCGCCTATGACGAAGCCGGCAACAACCCGCAGGCGTACAAGACCTACGGCGGCTCGATCAAGGCCACCTACAACTTCGGCGAGACCTCGCTGACCTCGATCAGCGCCTACGAAACCACCTCCGGCTACAGCCGCGGCGACACCGACGGCGGCGCCGCGGCGAACTACCCGGTGCGCGGCGTGCCCAACGGTTTCGGCCAGTCGATGGGGCAGATCCGCGATCTGGATCAATTCACCCAGGAATTCCGTCTGGCCAGCGAGACCGACGACGCGCTGCAATGGCAGGTCGGCGCGTTCTACTTCGACGGCCGCGACACCACCGATTTCTATCAGCGCGCGTGGTTCCTCAAGGGCCCGGCGCGCAATCCCAACAACTGGGTGCGTCTGCGCAACTCCAACACCTCGTGGGCCGCGTTCGGCCAGCTCAGCTACAAGGTTAACGACGCGCTGACCCTGACCGCCGGCCTGCGCCAGACCCGCGACAGCAAGGAAACGCGCCTGCTCAAGACCGCCGACACCGCCGCCGGCGTGTCGACCTACACCGGCCGCCGCGACGTGCGCATGTCCGATACCCAGCCCAGCTGGGACCTGAGCGCGATGTACGAGATCAACCCGAACCTCAGCGTGTACGCCAAGGTGGCGCGCGGCTTCCGCGGCCCGACCATCCAGGGCCGCTCGGCGGTGTTCAACGCCGACTTCACCACCGCCGATTCGGAAACCATTCTGTCGTGGGAGGCGGGCATCAAGAGCAGCCTGCTCGACAACCGCCTGCGTTTGAACGCGACCGCGTTCACCTACACCGTCGACGACATCCAGCTCAACGGCAACGACTCCAACGGCAACGGCGTGCTGTTCAACGCCGACAAGGCCCGTGCCTACGGCGTGGAAGCCGACCTGGACTGGCGCCCGATCCCGAACCTGTCGCTGACCGCCGGCGTGAGCCTGCTGCACAGCGAAATCCAGGACAAGCGCGTGTACGCGCAGGTCTGCGCGCTCAACGGCGCGGTGGTATGCACGGTCGAGGACCCGACCATCAAGGTCGGCGCCAACACCTTCGCCCAGATCGACGGCAACCCGTTGCCGAACGCGCCCAAGTACAGCGTCAACCTGGGCGCGCGCTACGACATTCCGCTGAGCGACAGCGGCGCGCTGTTCGTCGCCACCGACTGGAACAAGCAGGGCTACACCAGCTTCGTCCTGTACGACTCGAAGGAATTCAACGCCAGCGGCAATTTCGAAGGCGGCCTGAAGGTGGGTTACACCGGCGGCTACGGCGCTTACGAGGTCGCCTTGTTCGCGCGCAACATCACCAACGAGAAGAACCTCAAGGGCGTGATCGAGAACTACATGGCTGCGGTCTACAACGAGCCGCGCATCGTCGGGGTGTCGGTCAACCTCAACTGGCATTGA
- a CDS encoding DoxX family protein, which translates to MSTSSASASVWIGRVLTGLAIAFWLLDGAIKLAPIAPVIENLHGLGFDATDGLARGLGVLQLACLALYMVPRTSLLGAVLLTGYLGGAIAIQVHADNPLFSHILFGTYVGLVTWAGLLLRDRQARAALFH; encoded by the coding sequence ATGTCGACTTCTTCCGCTTCCGCCTCTGTCTGGATCGGCCGCGTCCTTACCGGCCTGGCCATCGCCTTCTGGTTGCTCGACGGTGCGATCAAGCTCGCGCCGATCGCGCCGGTGATCGAAAATCTGCACGGCCTCGGGTTCGATGCCACCGATGGCCTGGCCCGCGGGCTCGGCGTGCTGCAGCTGGCGTGCCTGGCCTTGTATATGGTCCCGCGCACCTCGTTGCTGGGCGCGGTGCTGTTGACCGGTTACCTCGGCGGCGCGATCGCGATCCAGGTCCACGCCGACAATCCGCTGTTCAGCCACATCCTGTTCGGCACCTATGTCGGCCTGGTCACCTGGGCCGGTCTGCTGTTGCGCGATCGGCAGGCGCGCGCGGCGCTGTTTCACTGA
- a CDS encoding XVIPCD domain-containing protein, protein MPSSQDYAALSQDAYNDRRADPTVSVPINGVDYRVLATANNRENGYQGTIYQRVDSGEIIVAHRGTEPTNGVGEFIRDVIRTDGGMVVNGVNNQAPDAIALTQRAIDIAREQGERTGRPQPPVAVTGHSLGGTLAQISAHRFQADGVHGETFNAYGAAGLNMGIPAGDNNRMINHVRASDTVSSASPQYGQTRVYATQEDVDALRDAGYANNRRQSFWPDFIGGDLRNPVGVVASRGLAAHDIAPFAGSGGTPPLMTRANEDRAQQFDPMIDKFRGDIGAARAGITGASQGVQDGIRRVREGWNDLFSHSGHVQGAPLVSDSPLLGQTYAAIDRGGPALAGLDHRAVASLTANAGAQGLHEINHVAKGGNGTLFAVQGQSPNDPAALRASVDLETQRQPLAVSSQQSVQQAEQQAQRAGAQNEVVEQTRRNPTMA, encoded by the coding sequence ATGCCCAGCAGCCAGGACTATGCCGCGCTCAGCCAGGACGCCTACAACGATCGCCGGGCCGACCCGACCGTGTCGGTGCCGATCAACGGCGTCGACTATCGCGTGCTCGCCACCGCCAACAATCGCGAAAACGGGTATCAGGGCACGATCTACCAGCGCGTGGATTCGGGCGAGATCATCGTGGCCCATCGCGGCACCGAGCCCACCAACGGCGTCGGCGAATTCATCCGCGACGTCATCCGCACCGACGGCGGCATGGTCGTCAACGGGGTCAACAATCAGGCGCCCGACGCGATCGCGCTGACCCAGCGCGCGATCGACATCGCCCGCGAGCAAGGCGAACGCACCGGCCGGCCGCAGCCGCCGGTCGCGGTCACCGGCCATTCGCTCGGCGGCACCCTGGCGCAGATTTCCGCGCACCGGTTCCAGGCCGACGGCGTGCACGGCGAGACCTTCAACGCCTACGGCGCGGCCGGTCTGAACATGGGCATCCCGGCCGGCGACAACAACCGCATGATCAATCACGTGCGCGCCAGCGACACGGTCAGCTCGGCCAGTCCGCAATACGGCCAGACCCGCGTGTACGCCACCCAGGAAGACGTCGACGCGCTGCGCGACGCCGGCTACGCGAACAACCGCAGGCAATCGTTCTGGCCGGATTTCATCGGCGGCGACCTGCGCAATCCGGTCGGCGTGGTCGCCAGCCGCGGCCTGGCCGCGCACGACATCGCGCCGTTCGCCGGCAGCGGCGGCACGCCGCCGCTGATGACCCGGGCCAATGAGGACCGCGCCCAGCAGTTCGACCCGATGATCGACAAGTTCCGCGGCGACATCGGCGCCGCGCGCGCCGGCATCACCGGCGCCTCGCAGGGCGTGCAGGACGGCATCCGCCGCGTGCGCGAGGGCTGGAACGACCTGTTCTCGCACAGCGGCCACGTGCAGGGCGCGCCGCTGGTCAGCGACAGCCCGCTGCTGGGCCAGACCTATGCGGCGATCGACCGCGGCGGCCCGGCGCTCGCCGGCCTGGACCACCGCGCCGTCGCCAGCCTGACCGCCAACGCCGGCGCGCAGGGCCTGCACGAGATCAACCACGTCGCAAAGGGCGGCAACGGTACGTTGTTCGCGGTGCAGGGCCAGTCGCCGAACGATCCGGCGGCGTTGCGCGCCTCGGTCGATCTGGAAACGCAGCGGCAACCGCTGGCGGTGAGTTCGCAGCAGTCGGTGCAGCAGGCCGAACAGCAGGCGCAGCGCGCGGGTGCGCAGAACGAAGTGGTCGAGCAGACCCGGCGCAATCCGACGATGGCGTGA
- a CDS encoding NAD(P)H-dependent oxidoreductase has translation MNVLLIYAHPEPRSLNGSLRDFTIQRLQQAGHRVQVSDLYAMRWKAAIDADDSTDQDPHARFDPARDSRRAFESGTQREDIAREQDKLRWADTVIVQFPLWWFSMPAILKGWVDRVYAYGFAYGVGEHSDRHWGDRYGEGSLAGKRAMLVVTAGGWESHYSPRGINGPIDDVLFPIQHGVLYYPGFQVLPPFVVYRSSRTDEARFADLCDALGQRLDTLETTAPIAYRRQNAGDYEIPSLTLREHIAPERVGFAAHIE, from the coding sequence ATGAACGTGCTTTTGATTTACGCCCATCCCGAACCGCGGTCCTTGAACGGCTCGCTGCGCGATTTCACGATCCAGCGGCTGCAGCAGGCCGGCCACCGCGTGCAGGTTTCCGATCTGTATGCGATGCGATGGAAGGCCGCGATCGACGCCGACGACAGCACCGATCAGGACCCTCACGCGCGCTTCGACCCGGCCCGCGATTCCAGGCGCGCGTTCGAAAGCGGCACCCAACGCGAGGACATCGCGCGAGAGCAGGACAAGCTGCGCTGGGCCGATACGGTGATCGTGCAGTTCCCGCTGTGGTGGTTCTCGATGCCGGCGATCCTCAAGGGCTGGGTCGACCGCGTGTATGCCTACGGTTTCGCCTATGGCGTGGGCGAACATTCCGATCGCCACTGGGGCGATCGCTACGGCGAAGGTAGCCTGGCCGGAAAGCGCGCGATGTTGGTCGTCACCGCCGGCGGGTGGGAATCGCATTACAGTCCGCGCGGCATCAACGGCCCGATCGACGACGTGCTGTTTCCGATCCAGCACGGCGTGCTGTATTACCCCGGTTTCCAGGTGCTGCCGCCGTTCGTGGTCTATCGCAGCAGCCGCACCGACGAGGCGCGGTTCGCCGATCTGTGCGATGCGCTCGGGCAACGCCTGGACACGCTGGAGACGACCGCGCCGATCGCCTACCGCCGCCAGAATGCCGGCGACTACGAGATTCCGTCGCTGACCTTGCGCGAGCACATCGCGCCGGAGCGGGTCGGGTTCGCGGCGCATATCGAATAG
- a CDS encoding LysR family transcriptional regulator, whose protein sequence is MTNLRRLDLNLLVTLDALLSEHNVTRAAQRLNFSQPSISVHLAKLRDVFGDPLLLPGPRGMRPTARADELREPLRQALAALERAVSPAAAFDPAQATQTWRVAASDYSESTVLLPALVGLRAAAPGTRLAVVEASPSRIARQAEQGDIDLAFHTSHDAPSGLRRRTLFAERYVLVGRAGHPRLKRRPTLAQFCKLDHVIVSPDGGGFHGVTDDVLTPLGLRRRVVLSVPHFLFVRSVLATTDLVAMLPARLVRDTPALQVVEPPVEVPGYEMAMLWHERVHRDPAHQWLREHIAGSV, encoded by the coding sequence ATGACTAATCTCAGGCGGCTCGATCTCAACCTGCTGGTGACGCTCGATGCGCTGCTGTCGGAACACAACGTCACCCGCGCCGCGCAACGGCTGAATTTTTCCCAGCCCTCGATCAGCGTGCATCTGGCCAAGCTGCGCGACGTGTTCGGCGATCCGCTGCTGTTGCCCGGGCCGCGCGGCATGCGCCCGACCGCGCGCGCCGACGAACTGCGCGAGCCCTTGCGTCAGGCCCTGGCCGCGCTGGAACGCGCGGTCTCGCCCGCGGCCGCGTTCGACCCGGCCCAGGCCACCCAGACCTGGCGCGTGGCCGCATCCGACTACAGCGAATCCACCGTGCTGCTTCCAGCGTTGGTCGGCCTGCGCGCGGCGGCACCGGGCACGCGCCTGGCGGTGGTCGAAGCCTCGCCGTCGCGCATCGCCCGACAGGCCGAGCAAGGCGATATCGACCTGGCCTTCCACACCAGCCACGACGCGCCCAGCGGCCTGCGCCGGCGCACCTTGTTCGCCGAGCGTTATGTATTGGTCGGCCGCGCCGGACACCCGCGTCTTAAACGGCGGCCGACCCTCGCGCAGTTCTGCAAGCTCGATCATGTGATCGTGTCGCCCGACGGCGGCGGCTTCCACGGCGTCACCGACGACGTGCTGACGCCGCTCGGCCTGCGCCGACGCGTGGTGCTGTCGGTGCCGCATTTCCTGTTCGTGCGCTCGGTGCTGGCGACTACCGACCTCGTCGCGATGCTGCCCGCGCGGCTGGTGCGCGACACGCCGGCGCTGCAGGTGGTCGAGCCGCCGGTCGAGGTGCCCGGTTACGAGATGGCGATGCTGTGGCACGAGCGCGTGCATCGCGATCCGGCGCATCAGTGGCTGCGCGAGCATATCGCCGGGTCGGTGTGA
- a CDS encoding LysM peptidoglycan-binding domain-containing protein → MTALNGPSYAGPQLGALVNTKAEVEAAQVVTPSGMKPIVVQPGDNLSQIAADNNIPLEDLLAANPQFSLDPASNPNTRSADLIYPGEVVFAPTAEAKATDAARAKYDAATQASEQPSANRGEWEAKSQDVTDTKNDFKAAVQSEINAGMSYSGASREDYGKEAVALGEQIAQRYEAQGKPELAAAAREAAQERSTAINNEV, encoded by the coding sequence ATGACCGCTTTGAATGGCCCGTCCTACGCGGGCCCGCAACTAGGCGCACTGGTCAACACCAAGGCCGAAGTCGAGGCCGCGCAGGTCGTCACCCCGTCGGGCATGAAGCCGATCGTGGTCCAGCCGGGCGACAACCTCAGCCAGATCGCCGCCGACAACAATATTCCGCTGGAAGATCTGCTTGCGGCGAATCCGCAATTCAGCCTCGATCCGGCCTCCAACCCGAACACCCGCAGCGCCGATCTGATCTACCCGGGCGAAGTGGTGTTCGCGCCGACCGCGGAAGCCAAGGCCACCGACGCGGCCCGCGCCAAGTACGACGCGGCGACCCAGGCCAGCGAGCAGCCCTCGGCCAATCGCGGCGAGTGGGAGGCCAAGTCGCAGGACGTGACCGACACCAAGAACGACTTCAAGGCCGCGGTGCAGTCCGAGATCAACGCCGGCATGAGCTACAGCGGCGCCAGCCGCGAAGACTACGGCAAGGAAGCGGTGGCCCTGGGCGAACAGATTGCCCAGCGCTACGAAGCGCAGGGCAAGCCGGAGCTGGCCGCGGCGGCGCGCGAAGCCGCGCAGGAACGCTCGACCGCGATCAACAACGAAGTCTGA
- a CDS encoding M20/M25/M40 family metallo-hydrolase has translation MLKFLRRIAYLLVIVAIIAGLGVFAVVQPWVRPIASTPPVADPQRLLADVKHLSVDLYPRSYDQTETLDLAARYIHEQLRLAGAQVSYQDVPVEGMVYRNVIGRFGPSTGPLRVIGAHYDSFADVGVENDDPRGYSPRTHTPGADDNASGVAGLLELARMLGRSKQARPIELVAYTLEEPPHFRSEHMGSAHHARALRQAGREVEYMLSLEMIGRFSDRPGSQRYPVPGMHRLYSDRGDFAVLVGRMGDFAQTRALKATMAGATDLPVHSISAPPLLVQGVDFSDHLSYWAQGYPAWMVSDTAFLRSDTYHQASDTYNRLDYPRMAKVVQAVYAMSQQP, from the coding sequence ATGTTGAAGTTCTTGCGACGGATCGCGTATCTGCTGGTCATTGTCGCGATCATCGCCGGCCTGGGCGTGTTCGCGGTGGTGCAGCCGTGGGTGCGGCCGATCGCCTCCACGCCGCCGGTCGCCGATCCGCAGCGATTGCTCGCGGATGTGAAACATCTGTCGGTGGACCTATACCCGCGCAGCTACGACCAGACCGAAACCCTCGATCTGGCCGCGCGCTACATCCACGAACAACTGCGCCTGGCCGGCGCGCAGGTCAGCTACCAGGACGTGCCGGTCGAAGGCATGGTCTACCGCAACGTGATCGGGCGCTTCGGGCCGAGCACCGGGCCGCTGCGGGTGATCGGCGCGCATTACGATTCTTTCGCCGACGTTGGCGTAGAAAACGACGACCCGCGCGGCTATTCGCCCAGGACCCACACCCCCGGCGCCGACGACAACGCCAGCGGCGTGGCCGGCCTGCTGGAACTCGCGCGCATGCTTGGCCGCAGCAAGCAGGCCCGGCCGATCGAACTGGTCGCCTACACCCTGGAAGAGCCGCCGCATTTCCGCAGCGAGCACATGGGCAGCGCGCACCACGCGCGCGCGCTGCGCCAGGCCGGACGCGAGGTGGAGTACATGCTGTCGCTGGAAATGATCGGCCGCTTCAGCGACCGGCCCGGCAGCCAGCGGTATCCGGTGCCCGGCATGCACCGGCTGTATTCCGATCGTGGCGACTTCGCGGTGCTGGTCGGCCGCATGGGCGACTTCGCCCAGACCCGCGCGCTGAAAGCCACGATGGCCGGCGCCACCGATCTGCCGGTGCATTCGATCAGCGCGCCGCCGCTGCTGGTGCAGGGCGTCGATTTTTCCGATCACCTGAGCTACTGGGCGCAGGGCTATCCGGCCTGGATGGTCAGCGACACCGCGTTCCTGCGCAGCGACACCTACCATCAGGCCAGCGACACCTACAATCGGCTCGATTACCCGCGCATGGCGAAGGTGGTGCAGGCGGTGTATGCGATGAGCCAGCAGCCCTGA
- a CDS encoding AI-2E family transporter, whose product MYLVLRLGLVGALLSGLLVFQLIHVLAPLVERKVRGDRARIIAVAVLAFVIIGLLILAVLGLVAFFRVDTGGEQALLARVMEIIDASRGQIPPWAQPYLPDDMTDLKRAVSAWLEAHRGELSLAGAEVAQVAVRLIIGMVLGAMIALYDEQPIGQLGPLATELLGRTSRFADAFRRVVFAQIKISLLNTTFTAIFLLIVLPLFGIRLPLAKTLVAITFVAGLLPVIGNLISNTLITVAALSISLYVAIAALAYLVVIHKLEYFLNARIVGGEIQARAWELLLAMLVMEAAFSMPGLIVGPIYYAYIKRELVDQRWI is encoded by the coding sequence ATGTACCTGGTGCTGCGGCTGGGCCTGGTCGGCGCCTTGCTGTCGGGCCTGCTGGTGTTCCAGCTGATCCACGTGCTGGCGCCGCTGGTCGAGCGCAAGGTGCGCGGCGACCGCGCCCGGATCATCGCGGTGGCGGTATTGGCGTTCGTGATCATCGGCCTGCTGATCCTGGCCGTGCTCGGGCTGGTGGCGTTCTTCCGGGTCGATACCGGCGGCGAGCAGGCCTTGCTGGCGCGGGTGATGGAGATCATCGACGCCTCGCGCGGCCAGATACCGCCGTGGGCGCAGCCGTATCTGCCCGACGATATGACCGACCTCAAGCGCGCGGTGTCGGCGTGGCTGGAGGCGCATCGCGGCGAATTGAGCCTGGCCGGCGCGGAAGTGGCGCAGGTGGCGGTGCGGCTGATCATCGGCATGGTGCTCGGCGCGATGATCGCGCTCTACGACGAGCAGCCGATCGGCCAGCTCGGCCCGCTCGCCACCGAACTGCTCGGCCGCACCAGCCGCTTCGCCGACGCCTTCCGCCGGGTGGTGTTCGCGCAGATCAAGATCTCCCTGCTCAACACCACCTTCACCGCGATCTTCCTACTGATCGTGCTGCCGCTGTTCGGCATCCGCCTGCCGCTGGCCAAGACCTTGGTCGCGATCACCTTCGTCGCCGGCCTGTTGCCGGTGATCGGCAATCTGATCTCCAACACCCTGATCACCGTCGCCGCGCTGTCGATATCGCTGTACGTCGCGATCGCCGCGCTGGCCTACCTGGTGGTGATCCACAAGCTGGAATACTTCCTCAACGCGCGCATCGTCGGCGGCGAAATCCAGGCGCGCGCCTGGGAACTGCTGTTGGCGATGCTGGTGATGGAGGCGGCGTTCTCGATGCCGGGGCTGATCGTCGGGCCAATCTACTACGCCTACATCAAGCGCGAGCTGGTCGATCAGCGCTGGATTTGA
- a CDS encoding DUF6053 domain-containing protein — MGGASAPTLFAQQLRSFAAIGKKSVGVETPPTKALDANANADVDADAVCHVATSAAQRIAAFAMHIEITEKVLGAHRIGVRVFRRSFVVRAYLRAVAIGAACNRHRVG, encoded by the coding sequence GTGGGAGGGGCTTCAGCCCCGACGCTTTTCGCTCAGCAGCTGCGAAGTTTCGCAGCGATCGGAAAAAAGAGCGTCGGGGTTGAAACCCCTCCCACAAAAGCCCTCGATGCCAATGCCAATGCGGATGTCGACGCCGATGCTGTTTGTCACGTCGCGACATCCGCTGCGCAAAGGATCGCCGCATTTGCGATGCACATCGAGATAACGGAAAAAGTTCTCGGCGCGCATCGTATCGGCGTGCGGGTTTTTCGCCGCTCGTTCGTCGTGCGCGCGTACCTGCGCGCCGTTGCGATCGGTGCTGCATGCAATCGCCACAGGGTCGGCTGA